caccaccaagtccctcctccctaccttttatcttagcctgctggacacactttcctcattcctgaagatgtccttatgcccgaaacattgattctcctgttccttggatgctgcctgacctgctgcgcttttccagcaacacattttcagctctgatctccagcatctgcagtcctcactttctcctcagcacaGAAGGTGACCTcaggttacaacgggatcttgatcagatgggccaatgggctgagaagtggcagatggagtttaatttagttaaatgcaaggtgctgcgttttgggaaagcaaatcttagcaggacttatacccttaatggtaaggtcctagggagtgttgctgaacaaagagaccttggagagcaggttcacagcttgaaagtagagtcgcaggtagataggatagtgaagaaggcatttggtatgctttcctttattggtcagagtattgagtacaggaattggaaggtcatgttgcggctgtacaggacattggttagtccactgttggaatattgcatgcaattttggtttccttcctatcggaaagatggtgtgaaacgggttcagaaaagattgacaagggttTGCCTGGGTCGGAAGatttgatctacagggagaggttgaataggctagggctgttttccctggagtgatggaggctgaggggtgacctcatagaggtttataaagtcataaggggcatggatgggataaacagacaaagtcttttccttggggtggaggagtccagaactagagggcataggtttagggtgagagcggaaaggtataaaaaggacctaaggggcaaatgtttcatgcagaaggtgatgcgtaaatggaatgagctgccagaggaagtggaggaggctagtacaattgcaacatttaaaaggcatctagatgggtatatgaacaggaaggtttgggggggatatggcaggtgggactaattggcttggaatatctggttggcatggacgagttggaccaaagggcctgtttccatgctgtacacctctatgactgagTCACCTGTTGGAATGCGGAATGAGGGACTGTAGAAAACAATTCTAGAGTCCATCTGATGTATTCAAACTCGAAGAATAATTTTGTAGTTGATTCTGTTAGAGGTTGCCCTATTTCCTTTCCATATTTTACAAAAGTACATATTTGTATGTACTACATTCATATGAATTATACATACAAATGAGGACTATTTGGTTTCTCAAGCCTGTTTCGTCATGtggtaagatcgtggctgatttgaTTATGGCCTCTATCTTCCTATCCACTCCATTTAACTTTCTTGTCATGAATGATTTTATCTCCGATTTAAGTTTCCATTGCTGACTTCCCCAGACGTGTGTGAAAACTGCTGCGCTTGATTAAGACTCAAGTCTGATAAATATGACAGTGTTAACATCGATATTTATATTAATAATTAACCCTCACCCAGTTTAATATTGGCATCAGAAAACCTGCAGTACTGCACAATATTTTTTAATAAGTTATTGCTTATGCAAAAGTATCTCATTGGTCATCCATAATTGCCATTTACAGCTTTGCAAAAAATAATTAGTGAGGTAAAGGATTTCATACTGAACTGCATAGACTTATGGTAAATACAGTGAGCAATAACCAATATTAATGGCCAAAGACTgattttatgattttttaaaatttgtttcctCTTTACAGTACAACCTATGGTTGACTTTGTATTGCCGTCCTCATCAATAATTTAATCAGAAGTTCTTAATCTCATTTTGTTTGTTCTACAGGTCTGATCATGGGCAGTAACCTCACGAGACACACATTCGGCTTCATTCAGAGCAGACTTTTTCCATACTACTTTCACCTTGGATCTTTCTGTGCCTTCTTTAATTTAACCATCTTTGCAATGTATCATCCCAGTGAGTTGTTAACTGAAGAGGAGACATTTCAGGTAACATTCAGTGTTTTTAATTGGACAATGAGAGCGTGTTGAAGTTAATAGTCATCATTCTGGGTGGGATGTAACCCTTTCATCGCgaatgtttttattttttccaGAAATGGTCTGGATTACGTACAATCTCTTGTTAACTTTGTCACAGGTTCTGCTGCTTTTGAGCAACAATGCTAgagacaaaaatactgcagatgctggaatccaaggtagacaagctggaggctagaaaaacacagtaaacatcaggaagtggagaagctaaagtttcgggtataaccctttttcctctgcagttttcttttgtcaaatacgttgacttctccacctcttgatcttgcctagcttgctgtgttcttccaacctcctgcttgtctattttgaGCAACAATGCATTGTGCCACAATTGTTTTGCTGTCTTTGAGGCCTTCCCTGCAGCTGTCACATATTGGGTGCTATCTGGTATCTTGTCATCACATAAAAAAATTAGGAATTATTGAGAACTGCTGAACCCTCAAGAGGATGTTGAATAGCAGTCAAATGTGCATCCAGAAATCTGGGAATATCCTCTGAATTAGGATCCATCATtgtattgcaggatattgtgtgATAGTTCATCAAAACACTATATCCTGCTTAGCTGCAGCATCACCTTGGGAGGGCGAGGAGAGGAGGCGCTCACACTGGCGATTGTCAGGCTGTTCCTACAAAATGAGTTAAGTTTTCTAATTTGTGCTGAATACAGTAACCTAAATTAAAGAATATAGAGTTGGTTTCTTATCTGATCCCTAATGCCGATGCATGCTCACCCAGCATTCTCTTAGactattttaaatttgtattaaaATGTCAAAAAGATGGTATAATTTATTCAATTTGCTGTTTTAATTGGATGTCTTACTGGTGTTctaaatgaaatatattttgagAGCCTTATGCTAATTCTGGACTATCTTTAGCCCACAGTAGAAATCTGCCTTAAATTTGATCAATATATTGGCAGGTTTGAAGACCCATATATTACACCTGATCTATATCATGTAGTCAGTGAATGGTAATTCAAAATGATTACATGCAATTTCTTTTCTTACAGATTATTGTTCTTTTCATCTGTGTGACTGTTGCTGGGCTCAATGCACAATGGTTTGGTAAGATAACTTCTGAAATAATGGCTGACATGCATCTGATTGAACAGAGCTGTGGACTGGGGAAGGATATTGGATTGTCAACCAACAGAGAGGCTTATAACAAGCTGAAGGAGAGTAACCCCAAATACAAGAAGTTTTCACATCAACTAACCCTGTATCACAATACTTCCTCTTTATGCAACCTGTGTTGCATCATCTGTAATGGGATAAGTTTGTACtacatggcagccaatttatccacattatgaAAGTGTTTTCAGTACAAATATTTTAAAGGCTCAGTGTTGAATGGTGAAAACTTCATTTACAAATAATGGAAGGCTGAAAAGAAAACTATTTTGTTGTATTGTCTGACGAACATAAATCCAGTATGATCGCTCCAAtaattatgcatttttaaaagtgttCATGCTATTATTTGCAATATTTTAGAACAAAAATCAGTGGGAAGTAGAAAATTTTAAATTAGAGGCAACGCTGTTGAAATTCATTAGCGAAGACAAGTCTAGGGTgataaacctgaaacaaaaactgaaatagcaggagaacctcagcaggtctggcagtatctatagagagaaagcatCAACatttttgggtctagtgacccttaaacattgattctgctttctctccaatctttaagggccactggacccaaaatattgactctttctctccatcgatgctgccaaacatgctaaatttctccagcgatttctggttTCAATTCCGATTTCCAGCAGTACTTTTTTTTTAGGGTGGGAAATGTTTAATTCTATTATAGTTTGACTTACCGTAGTTTACCCTGTGTTATAATGCATATGTGTAAATAAGCTGTCATACTTTTCCACACCCacaaattgatgggattgaataAATTTTAGGAGCTCTGCAATGGGATTTTTGAGTACAGCCAAGGGGAATTTGCCAGTATATATATTAAtcttgtgaattaatttttatatGCTCTTTGTCAATGAGAATCCTGCTATTAGATGGACTTGGTTTGTTAGCCTGAAATTGATGTAAGTGAAATTAGAACAGGTTATATATAACCTTTCCAGGAATTTAGAAAACTAGAAGAGATTTGTGATCCATATGTCTAGTCCCAAAATTCAAAACCGTGCCCCACACTAGCCCAACTCTTAATTCTTTTATCCAACAAATTTTAATGTAGATCATACCAATTTGATGACAGTACATAACTCTTTAGGGCAGTCGTGTGTATGTATAATTTTGTATAAGATGTAGATTGAATGTATTGTATCAAAAACACTAATGATTTTCCAATGTTGATAAAGAATATTTTGTCACCCTTTCCATTATTGCACTTCTCTAGTTTGTTTTTCATGTACTTTTGATGGCTCATGGTTTTTATATTAATTTTGTTCTTTCTGAaggtatcactggcaaggccagaattaGTTGCCCATTCTTCATTGTCCTTGCATTGAgtggcttgctctgccatttcaggGAATGTAATGCCTGCATTTCTCACCAGAGGGCAACTAAAAATCCTACACAGTActgtaggtctgaagtcacatgtaggtcagacaaaATAAGAATAGCTAATTTCCTTTGAGTTAACAGTGCTGTATTATTGTCAAATGTTCCTGGGACATACTCTAAATTTTACTATCAACTGTGTTggaattcaaattttttttttaaagtctgggTTAGAGAACTAGCCAAATGGTGACATATAACAGCTGtcgatcactgtaaaaacccatctggttcatgttgccctttttagggaaggatatcAACCAGTTACCTGATGTGAAGTTAGTTGAACTTTGGTGGGGAAACCTCTACTATTTCTGTCACAATCAATTATGTCTAATCCCATGGAAAAAGATGGATTGATTAGGAAttggatttctaaaggggaagtcatgtttaactaatctgCTGGAATGTTTAGAAGACGTTACAGCAAGGCTGAATGAGTAATGCTGTTGATATGTTGTACGTGGATGACCAGGTGTTTACAACTGTGTGACACTATTAATGTGAATATAAAATTGGTTGAGTGATAGGAAATGGGGtaacagtaaatggataatttctgAGCTGGCGGAAAATTTATCGTGGCTTTTCTCAGAATATGAGCATTTTGCACTTATATTCTACCCTTCAAGCTGTCACATTTTGACTTTGGTGGCAAAACTATTTTTCAATCTCCCTTCTTACAACCTCACAACAGCAGCCCCTGAGTCCCCTACACTCTATGCTCTTTGCAATCTTGCTGCCATTGCTGTCAAGTTCCACACAGGTCCACCAccattctgtctgtttctgtgaccTCTTTGTTCTCACTGCAATTGGCTTAATAAACTGGAGTGAAAACAATTGTTTGGAATCTTCAGCTTGAGAATAAAATGTAGAAGGCAATCCTAAGCAGCACCCAGGGAGTATGTATTGTCTGGAGAGCACTCATTCAATGATAATGATGAGATGTGATCAGATCATTTGTTCTCACATTTGTGTATGGTTTTCAAATATGGTATTATTGTCCATGTTTTTCTAAAACTATTTACTGTTGATCACACACCCACATTCATTGAGATAACACAATTTACTAGAATAAGTTTTGAACAGTCATATAGGATTAGAAATGATAACTACTTTATCCACAATTGCTGCCAAATCTCCAGCTCTGTATTATCTTAACTGACTTGGAGCTTCTTTCCTGATAGAAACTCTTTGGAGAATGATGAATCTCTTACTAGAATTATGATTCTCGGATTTCCAGCCTTCACAACATACCTAGATACAAGGATTCAAAGAAGTATGAATTAATATCAAACAACATCCACTTTTATGGAATAAAAAGAACAATGATCTAAATGAGGAGTGGGACCAGTCATATGGGGGGACACAAACATCCACGTCCTGGCCAACCAACTAAGAAGCACTGTCCAATGCTGCTCTACTTTCCCATTATCCACAATGTGAATGAATTCTTAACATGCCAGAATTTGTTCACAAAGGATTCTCTTGTCTCCTGTAGTACCAGTGGCATTagtctgttctctgcagtcaagaGGATGGCAACTGCAATGTATGTCCTCTTCTATCAACTGAGGAAGAGAGCACAGATCCCTCAGAGGATGTCCAGCAAGACTGGCCCTGCACCCACCACTAGGTCTGATATTGAACCCCTCAGTGGTACCCAGTGAAATTTAGGGTTGGGAGCactggctgatgagcatttcagtGCCACATCCCTGTAAACTGCCAAGGAAGAAATGTCCCAGCTTGTTGGGACTCAGGGGGACTGCTGGAGACCAGGAACCTGCAAAGCAGAAGAGGACCCTATGGTGTTGGCTACTAACAATTTCATTGAAATGCACAAGcaaacacaggaacagcaggcagGTTTGCCAGGGGCACACGGTAACCTAACACAGATTTTATAGGACTGCAGCAAAACCGTTGCCACACTGCTGCCTCCATGGGCAGCTGCTATGCAGAGCGAGATCTAGCAGTCTGAGGATGCTGGACAGTCTCACAGGCCTGCACTCTATCACTCCATCCATTTGTACGCAGTAGCAATGGTATGGTCACAGGGCAGCAAGGTGACTGAGTACACCCCAGGTGTTGCTTTCTCTCAAAGGGACATGGTGATGCTAGCCAGAGGAGGGCCCACACAGGACTCCCCTCAGGACACTCCAGACAGAGCTTGGCCTTCTACCCTCATATTGCCTGGCACCCTCAGAACTCCAGGCATTTAAGCTGGGGAGGGTGGCCTTGCTTgtgaggggtggggagtggggggcaCTCAGCATGGCAGGATTCTCTAACACAACACCAAACCACCAAGGCTGGTGGGCTCCAATGTGGGCAGGCTCCCTCCACCCCAGTTGTGGAACCCAGGACTGCACTGAACTGTCATGCAAAGAAGGAAGATGACCTTCTGCTGGTGACACTTCACTGAAAATACATCACATTTGTGAATGCATATGCAAATGTCTGTCTGGTTGGAACTTCAGCATTGAAGGTACAGAACTTTAGAGGTACACGCCTTCAATGTGTGAAGTGAGTAGCTTCTGAGAACTGGCAAATGCTTGTTAATTTGGCAAATGGCATTAAGGTTTTCAGCCCACAAAACAAGGTTAGTGCATCATAGCCGTTACCTGGTCAAGAATGCTTGGAGAAGAATTTGGACTAAACATAGATTAATGTCTAAGGTTCACATAGACCTGTGTGAGCACTGTGTGCTGTCTGCTTTAGTGGATTGTGAAGCAAAACACTTAACTTAGCTGAAAGTGGTGACAGCCACTTTCAGCTCCACTTGCCACACTTAAGATCTATTGCCTATTGGAAGTTGCTCTTCACACAGAAGGGTACAGCACTGATACAGGCTCTTTGACCCACCGTGTCTGTgatgaccatgatgccattctaaacagTGAGTCTCAAGCTCGGCTTCCTATCCTTGGTGAATCCTCAAGTGTCAATTCCTTTTTTGGTGCCTCTACCCATCAATCCTACAGGTTTTGAACATCCCTAGGTCCCCACCCAACCAGTCCATCTTAATCTTCATCTCTTCATTTTACATCCTCAGTTCCAGTAACCATGCCAGAAATAGGAGTGCATGCTACCCCCGCCTGATAGAAGTCAGGCTTCTGCTGACTGTCAATTACcaacaccctccctccctccctccaacaTCTACTCTCTGCATGTTGCCACCAATTACCAGTCAAACTAAGTTCCGTAGCTTCAATCTCATAACATTGGCCTCCAAGAATATCTCTTCGCATTCCACCGGCTTTTAATGAACAGACCTCCCAGGACTTGACAGTGACTCACCCAGTTTAGAGACTTCGATGGACAGCTCCAAATGATGAGTGACTAGATCTCTAACTGATATGTACAGCTCCCTACCTGTTGTCCTGTGACTCCCTGGCCTGGGTGCACTGGGCCCATAAGGTTGACCATTACTTACTCCCAGACCGGATCCCCTGACCGTGATTACCCTGAACAGCTGAGTACTATGTCCAAGACCCTGGACTGATATCGGAGGCTGCTGCTGATTTATTGCATCAGGAACCCATTTCCCttgccttgactgaggactactcccaTTTGACTTGGAGTCATGGCTGAAGGAAGCCATGCAGTCTAGCACATTGTGCAGGAGGAAGACTGACATTATCTGGAGGAACAAGCATCAAGCACAAGTGGCCTGGttactgctctgacttccatgggTTTTGTAATCACTTGTGGgatggccaacatttactgcccatccctagttgctcgaGAAGGTGGCAATGAGTTGCCTTCACaaactgctacagtccacatgctgtaggttgacccctAATGCtgatggggagggaattccaggattttgacccagcaacagtga
The Chiloscyllium plagiosum isolate BGI_BamShark_2017 chromosome 11, ASM401019v2, whole genome shotgun sequence DNA segment above includes these coding regions:
- the si:ch211-121a2.4 gene encoding transmembrane protein 205 — its product is MPTEGEPTTFAKLLHLMFLSTFWGMQIWVTFISGLIMGSNLTRHTFGFIQSRLFPYYFHLGSFCAFFNLTIFAMYHPSELLTEEETFQIIVLFICVTVAGLNAQWFGKITSEIMADMHLIEQSCGLGKDIGLSTNREAYNKLKESNPKYKKFSHQLTLYHNTSSLCNLCCIICNGISLYYMAANLSTL